One region of Elaeis guineensis isolate ETL-2024a unplaced genomic scaffold, EG11 Super_Scaffold_1000024, whole genome shotgun sequence genomic DNA includes:
- the LOC140854507 gene encoding flowering-promoting factor 1-like protein 1, which translates to MSGVWVFKNGVVRLVENPANVQSSTVRRKVLLYTPTNEIINSYSSLEPKLTSLGWERYYEDPNLLQFHKRSSIDLISLPRDFTQFKSMHMYDIVLKNRESFRVIDMQSS; encoded by the coding sequence ATGTCTGGAGTCTGGGTGTTCAAAAATGGAGTTGTCCGGCTTGTGGAGAACCCTGCCAATGTGCAGTCCTCTACAGTTCGTCGGAAGGTACTGCTCTACACTCCTACGAATGAGATCATCAACTCCTACTCCTCTCTGGAGCCCAAGCTCACCAGCCTGGGGTGGGAGAGGTACTACGAAGATCCTAACCTCCTCCAGTTCCACAAGCGCTCTTCTATCGACCTCATCTCCCTCCCACGAGATTTCACCCAGTTCAAGTCCATGCACATGTACGACATCGTCCTCAAGAATCGTGAATCCTTCCGGGTCATCGACATGCAGAGTTCATAA